The proteins below are encoded in one region of Mycobacterium pseudokansasii:
- a CDS encoding Dyp-type peroxidase: MAVGDQVVHARVGRVPPVQPQPILAPLTPAAIFLVAIIDDGGETAVHDGLADISGLVRAIGFRDPGKNLSAVTSIGSHAWDRLFSGPRPAKLHPFVALHGPRHTAPATPGDLLFHIRAETMDVCFELAGRILSAMAGAVTVVDEVHGFRFFDNRDLLGFVDGTENPSGPIAVSATAVGDEDPEFAGGCYVHVQKYVHDMRSWDSLSVTEQEQVIGRTKLEDIELGDDVKPANSHIALNVITDDDGTELKIVRHNMPFGKVGTSEYGTYFIGYSRAPEVTEQMLHNMFLGDPPGNTDRILDFSTAVTGGLFFSPTVDFLDDPPPLPQSPAPAPAAVPAPDDGSLSIGSLKGTSR; this comes from the coding sequence ATGGCTGTCGGGGACCAGGTGGTTCACGCTAGGGTCGGCAGAGTGCCACCGGTTCAGCCACAACCCATCCTCGCGCCGCTGACGCCGGCAGCGATTTTTCTCGTGGCCATCATCGACGACGGCGGTGAGACGGCCGTGCATGACGGGTTGGCCGACATCTCGGGATTGGTGCGCGCGATAGGGTTTCGCGACCCGGGCAAGAATCTGTCGGCGGTGACCTCGATCGGCTCGCACGCGTGGGACCGGTTGTTTTCCGGCCCGCGGCCGGCGAAACTGCATCCGTTCGTCGCGCTGCACGGGCCGCGGCACACCGCGCCGGCCACCCCGGGGGATCTGCTGTTTCACATTCGCGCCGAAACCATGGATGTGTGCTTCGAATTGGCCGGGCGCATTCTCAGCGCGATGGCCGGCGCGGTCACCGTTGTCGACGAGGTGCACGGATTCCGCTTCTTCGACAATCGCGACCTGTTGGGTTTCGTCGACGGCACCGAAAACCCAAGTGGTCCAATCGCTGTCAGCGCAACCGCCGTCGGCGACGAGGACCCGGAGTTCGCCGGCGGCTGCTATGTGCACGTGCAGAAGTATGTCCACGACATGAGGTCGTGGGACTCGCTGTCGGTCACCGAGCAGGAGCAGGTGATCGGGCGCACCAAGCTGGAAGACATCGAACTCGGTGACGACGTGAAGCCGGCCAATTCGCACATCGCGCTCAACGTCATCACCGACGACGACGGCACCGAGTTGAAGATCGTGCGGCACAACATGCCGTTCGGCAAGGTCGGCACGAGCGAGTACGGCACCTACTTCATCGGTTATTCACGCGCCCCCGAGGTCACCGAGCAGATGCTGCACAACATGTTTCTCGGCGATCCCCCCGGCAACACCGACCGCATTCTGGATTTCTCCACCGCGGTCACCGGCGGGCTGTTCTTCTCCCCCACCGTCGACTTCCTCGACGATCCACCGCCGCTGCCCCAATCACCGGCGCCCGCTCCGGCGGCGGTGCCGGCCCCCGACGACGGTTCACTCTCGATCGGCAGCCTGAAAGGAACCTCCCGATGA
- a CDS encoding family 1 encapsulin nanocompartment shell protein encodes MNNLYRELAPVTEAAWAEIELEATRTFKRHIAGRRVVDVSGPGGPVAAAVSTGRLIDISAPTDGVIAHLRASKPLVRLRVPFALSRNEIDDVERGSQDSDWDPVKAAAKKLAFVEDRTIFEGYAAASIEGIRSASSNRPLTLPEDPREIPDVISQALTELRLAGVDGPYSVLLAADVYTKVSETTEHGYPIREHLNRLVDGDIIWAPAIDGAFVLTTRGGDFDLQLGTDVAIGYTSHDADTVQLYLQETLTFLCYTAEASVALSPPSD; translated from the coding sequence ATGAACAATCTGTACCGCGAACTGGCTCCGGTCACCGAAGCCGCTTGGGCCGAAATCGAATTGGAGGCCACGCGGACGTTCAAGCGGCATATCGCCGGGCGCCGGGTGGTCGACGTCAGCGGTCCGGGCGGACCGGTCGCCGCCGCGGTCAGCACCGGTCGGCTGATCGACATCTCCGCGCCCACCGACGGCGTCATCGCCCACCTGCGCGCCAGCAAGCCCCTGGTGCGGCTACGGGTACCATTCGCCTTGTCGCGCAACGAGATCGACGACGTCGAGCGCGGTTCACAGGACTCGGACTGGGATCCGGTGAAGGCGGCCGCCAAGAAGCTGGCCTTCGTCGAGGACCGCACCATCTTCGAGGGCTACGCGGCCGCGTCCATCGAGGGCATCCGCAGCGCCAGCTCGAACCGGCCGCTGACATTGCCCGAAGACCCACGCGAAATCCCGGATGTCATCTCGCAGGCGCTGACCGAACTGCGCCTGGCCGGCGTCGACGGGCCGTATTCGGTGCTGCTCGCCGCCGACGTCTACACCAAGGTCAGCGAAACCACCGAGCACGGCTACCCCATCCGCGAGCACCTGAACCGGCTGGTCGACGGCGACATCATCTGGGCGCCGGCCATCGACGGCGCTTTCGTGCTGACCACCCGCGGGGGTGACTTCGACCTGCAGCTGGGCACCGATGTCGCGATCGGCTATACCAGTCACGACGCCGACACCGTGCAGCTCTATCTGCAGGAGACCCTGACCTTCCTGTGCTACACCGCCGAGGCTTCGGTCGCGCTCAGCCCGCCCTCGGATTAA
- a CDS encoding amidase, producing MTARRSEVSAQLDDEIWKRELTEVASLIRTRQISSAELTHATLHRIDKLDGGLKSHAFVMTDSAVEAARAADAELARGHWRGVLHGVPIGVKDLCYTADAPTGAGTVIHREFRSSYDATVVARLRAAGAVITGKLAMTEGAYLAYHPSLPAPVNPWDPATWAGVSSSGCAVATAAGLCFGSIGSDTGGSIRFPTSMCGVTGIKPTWGRVSRHGIVELAASFDHVGPIARSAVDAAVLLSAIAGFDVGDPTSSRTPVPDYAADLALSRVPRAGVDRSQLSGFDDDTTSMMAQVVSTLEGIGWPVVEVTLPALDRMVDVFATMRGVETAIAHAETYPARADEYGPVLRGLLDNARKLSAVEYQGLITRRQECTEALQRVFTDVDLVLLPSAGLASPTVAGMRMLGVDSVLSAALAGPTAPLNVTGNPAICLPAGVTSRGTPLGVQFVGRHFAEQFLVQCGHAFQQATRFHRRRPQL from the coding sequence TTGACAGCCAGGAGATCTGAGGTTTCAGCGCAACTGGACGACGAGATCTGGAAGCGTGAACTGACCGAGGTCGCCTCGCTGATTCGCACTCGGCAGATCAGTTCGGCGGAACTGACCCACGCGACGCTGCACCGAATCGACAAGCTCGATGGGGGGCTGAAAAGCCACGCGTTCGTCATGACGGACTCCGCGGTCGAGGCCGCTCGCGCTGCCGACGCTGAACTCGCCCGGGGGCACTGGCGCGGAGTCCTGCATGGTGTGCCCATCGGTGTGAAAGATCTCTGCTACACCGCCGATGCCCCCACGGGCGCAGGCACCGTCATCCATCGCGAGTTCCGGTCGTCGTATGACGCCACTGTCGTGGCAAGGTTGCGCGCTGCCGGTGCCGTGATCACCGGCAAGCTGGCCATGACCGAGGGGGCATATCTCGCATACCATCCGAGCCTTCCGGCGCCGGTCAATCCGTGGGACCCTGCGACCTGGGCAGGCGTGTCGTCGAGTGGCTGCGCCGTGGCCACCGCAGCGGGGCTGTGCTTCGGTTCGATCGGTTCGGACACCGGGGGATCGATCAGGTTTCCGACGAGCATGTGCGGGGTCACCGGGATCAAACCAACCTGGGGCCGGGTGAGTCGGCATGGAATCGTCGAGCTGGCAGCAAGTTTCGACCACGTCGGACCTATCGCCAGAAGCGCTGTGGATGCGGCGGTCCTGCTGAGCGCCATTGCCGGATTCGACGTCGGCGACCCGACGTCATCGCGAACGCCCGTGCCCGACTATGCGGCTGACCTCGCGCTGAGCCGGGTCCCCCGAGCCGGTGTGGACCGGTCGCAACTGTCCGGTTTCGATGACGACACCACATCCATGATGGCCCAGGTCGTCTCGACACTGGAAGGAATTGGTTGGCCGGTCGTCGAGGTCACGCTGCCCGCGCTGGATCGGATGGTCGACGTGTTCGCCACGATGCGCGGGGTCGAGACGGCGATCGCGCATGCCGAGACCTATCCGGCACGTGCCGACGAGTACGGACCGGTGCTGCGCGGGCTTCTCGACAACGCACGGAAGCTGAGTGCCGTTGAGTACCAAGGGCTGATCACCCGGCGGCAGGAGTGCACCGAAGCGCTGCAGCGGGTGTTTACCGACGTGGATCTGGTGTTGCTGCCCAGCGCCGGTCTGGCGTCGCCGACGGTGGCCGGCATGCGGATGCTGGGTGTGGATTCGGTGCTGTCCGCCGCGTTGGCAGGACCGACTGCCCCGCTCAATGTCACTGGTAACCCGGCGATATGCCTGCCGGCGGGAGTCACGTCGCGCGGCACGCCGCTGGGGGTGCAGTTCGTCGGCCGTCATTTCGCCGAGCAGTTCCTGGTCCAATGCGGGCATGCGTTTCAGCAGGCCACCAGGTTCCACCGGCGCCGGCCGCAGCTGTGA
- a CDS encoding enoyl-CoA hydratase-related protein codes for MRMAPTEEIVTSGITSGEDLEGVISRIIRSEPPAAEVIDRVAVQIHRSVVVTTLCNPLAHNALNLAAWRRLKLLFDDLAGESDLRAVVIRGAGDAAFAAGADISEFPRTRMTAVDAATYNESVAACLRAVTAIPVPVIGAVRGLAVGGGCELLAACDVRIAADDARFGIPIGKLGVTLGLTESDTVAGLIGPAALKYLLFSGELVDVEQAARWGLVQKVVAADELPDATAKLVGQICRQSAVTMRATKVVANMHGRALTAADTDALIRFGVEAYEGADVREGVAAFSQRRSPRFVDSQEI; via the coding sequence ATGCGCATGGCCCCCACCGAGGAAATCGTCACGTCCGGCATCACGTCCGGCGAAGATCTCGAAGGCGTGATAAGCCGCATCATTCGCAGTGAACCGCCCGCCGCGGAGGTCATCGATCGCGTAGCCGTGCAGATCCACCGAAGCGTCGTGGTGACCACCTTGTGTAATCCGTTGGCGCACAACGCATTGAACCTGGCGGCCTGGCGCCGGCTGAAGCTGCTGTTCGACGACTTGGCGGGCGAATCGGACCTGCGGGCGGTGGTTATTCGCGGTGCGGGCGATGCGGCGTTCGCCGCGGGCGCCGATATCAGCGAGTTTCCCCGCACCCGGATGACCGCCGTGGACGCGGCGACCTACAACGAGAGCGTCGCGGCCTGCCTACGGGCCGTGACCGCAATACCGGTTCCGGTCATCGGCGCGGTCCGCGGACTTGCCGTCGGTGGCGGGTGCGAACTGCTCGCCGCCTGCGATGTCCGTATCGCGGCCGACGACGCACGCTTTGGCATCCCGATCGGCAAGCTCGGCGTCACCCTCGGCCTCACCGAGTCCGATACCGTTGCGGGCCTTATCGGTCCGGCGGCCCTGAAGTATCTGCTGTTCAGCGGAGAACTGGTGGACGTCGAGCAGGCCGCGCGGTGGGGGTTGGTGCAGAAGGTCGTCGCAGCAGATGAATTGCCGGACGCGACAGCCAAACTGGTCGGTCAGATCTGCCGGCAGTCGGCGGTGACCATGCGCGCGACGAAGGTGGTCGCCAATATGCACGGCCGGGCGCTGACCGCAGCCGATACCGATGCCCTGATCCGATTCGGTGTAGAAGCCTACGAAGGAGCGGATGTCCGAGAAGGGGTGGCCGCCTTCAGCCAGCGGCGATCGCCGAGATTCGTTGACAGCCAGGAGATCTGA
- a CDS encoding nuclear transport factor 2 family protein, producing the protein MLTEQSMAVADVGGVNFDAADRLAIINLFGAYAYAYDQDRLEDFRALFTDSPELVLLHDNRELTADIDTVMRLLSVRKSGFRADGNKRRHALNSLWFTGQSADEATGHCYVQVFSIRQGGSPVADLTGCYDFTVVKQQGVWRISRWVVTADQTETGLPSDAGSATASTVSSVA; encoded by the coding sequence ATGTTGACAGAACAATCCATGGCGGTCGCAGATGTCGGGGGCGTGAACTTCGACGCCGCAGATCGACTGGCAATCATCAACTTGTTCGGCGCTTACGCCTACGCCTACGACCAAGACAGGCTCGAGGATTTTCGTGCCTTGTTCACCGATTCGCCCGAACTTGTCTTGCTGCACGACAACCGCGAGCTTACGGCGGACATCGATACCGTGATGCGGTTGCTCTCGGTGCGGAAATCGGGTTTCAGGGCCGACGGAAACAAACGGCGTCACGCCCTGAACTCGTTGTGGTTCACCGGCCAAAGCGCCGATGAAGCTACCGGGCACTGCTACGTCCAAGTATTCTCAATCCGGCAAGGCGGTTCGCCGGTCGCCGACCTCACCGGCTGTTACGACTTCACCGTGGTCAAACAGCAGGGCGTGTGGAGGATCAGTCGATGGGTAGTGACCGCCGACCAGACCGAAACCGGACTCCCGAGCGACGCCGGCTCGGCAACTGCGAGCACGGTGTCGTCAGTCGCTTAG
- a CDS encoding MarR family winged helix-turn-helix transcriptional regulator: MAARPSTRAPQTELGLALRIAWWSYSRRIDVEMEAAGFPDLQFPMIYVFALYSQPEPMTISQMGRQFSVSRQAASKVVADLRRRGYVHVTPSTTDQREKVVELAPKAIEYVTARLRKAAALDRAIRKRLGDDGRDELIRLLGELGAVARSKLDFDPGMFPVKEPGWY; the protein is encoded by the coding sequence GTGGCGGCCAGACCCAGCACCCGAGCACCGCAGACAGAACTCGGCCTTGCACTGCGGATTGCCTGGTGGAGCTATTCCCGGCGAATTGATGTCGAGATGGAAGCCGCGGGTTTCCCGGATCTACAGTTCCCGATGATCTACGTCTTCGCCCTGTATTCGCAGCCGGAGCCCATGACGATCTCCCAGATGGGACGGCAATTCAGCGTCAGTCGCCAGGCAGCCAGCAAGGTCGTCGCCGACTTGCGCCGCCGTGGCTACGTGCACGTCACTCCGTCGACCACCGACCAGCGCGAGAAGGTTGTCGAGCTGGCACCGAAGGCCATCGAGTACGTCACTGCGCGCCTGCGCAAAGCGGCTGCCCTAGACCGGGCGATCCGCAAGCGCCTCGGTGACGACGGCCGCGACGAACTGATCAGGCTGCTGGGCGAACTCGGCGCAGTCGCCAGATCGAAGCTGGATTTCGACCCCGGCATGTTCCCGGTCAAAGAGCCGGGCTGGTATTAG
- a CDS encoding PPE family protein: protein MPPNFALLPPEVNSALMFAGAGPAPLLTAAGAWDALAEELSLSAASFSAVTAGLTAASWQGPAAATMAAAAAPYAAWLDATAAQAAGVAGGARAVAGVFEAAQAAIVHPVAVAANRSRLVSLVLSNLFGQNFPAIAAFEGAYEEMWAQDVGVMAGYHAGASAAAAQLTSWQQSLFNALGISGPQNIGVGNNGSGNVGNGNHGDDNVGNGNIGNSNVGSGNTGSSNLGSGNSGSSNLGGGNRGDSNVGGGNSGTSNVGGGNNGSQNVGFGNDGKGNVGGGNKGDGNVGFGNVGPTNTPAQNNIGSANTGSFNRGSGNTGDSNWGFGNTGNGNIGFGNTGNGNIGFGLTGNNQVGIGGLNTGSGNIGFGNSGTGNIGFFNSGTNNVGIFNSGFANTGFEVSGTNNTGFQTTGGTVTGFWNTGLQATGFGNTSGETTGAFNSGRYTTGFFNSANENTGLFNSGQGNTGFFNSGERNTGVFNAGATNTGFGNSGSINTGGFNSGNLNTAIGQVGDGPGQSSGFGNLGTGTSGFFNQGDDSSGFTNAGEKSSGGRNLGPLGSGFNNFGFGGSGFYNSSDRGSGFFNGVNNGVGFQNSGFFNIGIRNSGVGNISEFPGTDSGHSGFFHR, encoded by the coding sequence ATGCCGCCAAATTTCGCGTTGTTGCCGCCGGAAGTCAATTCGGCACTGATGTTCGCCGGCGCTGGCCCGGCGCCGTTGCTGACGGCCGCCGGCGCCTGGGATGCGCTGGCCGAGGAGTTGAGCCTGTCGGCGGCCTCATTTTCCGCGGTGACGGCGGGCCTGACCGCCGCATCGTGGCAGGGTCCGGCAGCGGCGACGATGGCGGCCGCGGCCGCCCCGTATGCGGCGTGGCTTGACGCAACAGCGGCGCAGGCCGCCGGTGTGGCAGGCGGGGCCCGAGCAGTCGCCGGGGTGTTCGAGGCGGCGCAGGCCGCCATCGTCCACCCCGTAGCGGTGGCGGCCAATCGCTCTCGGTTGGTGTCGCTGGTGTTGTCGAACCTGTTCGGGCAGAACTTCCCGGCGATTGCGGCCTTCGAAGGCGCCTATGAGGAGATGTGGGCCCAGGATGTGGGCGTGATGGCCGGCTACCACGCCGGTGCCTCGGCGGCGGCAGCGCAGCTGACGTCCTGGCAGCAATCGCTGTTCAACGCGCTCGGCATCTCCGGCCCACAGAACATCGGCGTGGGCAACAACGGCAGCGGCAACGTGGGCAACGGAAACCACGGTGACGACAACGTGGGCAATGGAAACATCGGCAATTCCAATGTGGGCAGCGGCAATACCGGCAGCTCCAATCTCGGCAGTGGAAATAGCGGCAGTTCCAACCTGGGCGGCGGCAATCGCGGCGACAGCAACGTGGGCGGCGGCAACTCGGGCACCAGTAACGTCGGCGGGGGCAATAACGGCAGCCAGAACGTCGGCTTCGGCAACGACGGCAAAGGCAATGTCGGCGGCGGTAACAAGGGCGACGGCAACGTCGGCTTCGGCAACGTGGGCCCGACCAACACTCCCGCCCAGAACAACATCGGCAGTGCAAACACCGGCAGCTTCAACCGGGGCTCGGGAAACACCGGGGATTCCAACTGGGGCTTCGGCAACACCGGCAACGGCAACATCGGCTTCGGCAACACCGGCAACGGCAACATCGGCTTTGGGCTCACCGGCAACAATCAGGTCGGAATAGGTGGCCTGAACACGGGCAGCGGCAACATCGGCTTCGGCAATTCGGGAACCGGAAACATCGGCTTTTTCAACTCCGGCACCAACAACGTCGGCATCTTCAATTCCGGCTTTGCCAACACCGGTTTCGAAGTCTCGGGGACCAACAACACCGGATTCCAAACGACGGGCGGCACCGTCACCGGTTTCTGGAATACCGGCCTGCAAGCCACCGGCTTCGGTAACACCTCCGGCGAAACCACGGGTGCGTTCAACTCCGGCCGGTATACCACGGGTTTCTTCAACTCGGCGAACGAGAACACCGGTCTGTTCAACTCAGGTCAGGGGAACACCGGCTTCTTCAATTCGGGTGAGCGCAATACCGGCGTCTTCAATGCCGGCGCCACAAACACCGGGTTCGGCAATTCGGGCAGTATCAACACCGGTGGCTTCAATTCAGGCAACTTGAACACGGCTATCGGGCAGGTGGGCGACGGGCCCGGCCAGAGTTCCGGCTTCGGAAATCTGGGCACCGGCACCTCGGGCTTTTTCAACCAGGGCGACGATAGCTCAGGCTTCACCAACGCCGGGGAGAAGTCGTCTGGCGGGCGTAACTTAGGGCCGTTAGGTTCCGGCTTCAACAACTTCGGCTTCGGCGGCTCGGGCTTCTATAACTCAAGCGATAGAGGTTCAGGCTTCTTCAATGGCGTCAACAATGGCGTGGGATTCCAGAACTCGGGCTTCTTCAACATCGGTATCCGCAACTCGGGCGTCGGAAACATCAGTGAATTCCCCGGCACCGATAGCGGGCACTCGGGCTTCTTCCACCGCTGA
- a CDS encoding cupin domain-containing protein: MVTSDAFHPEFHSDATPGVAARNRVHHVRSSEISSDTAQSEGMRRFAALSGRSVGAEKLWMGETHVSPGTASANHHHGDSETAIYVRSGHPEFVFHDGVQEVRISTQPGDYIFIPPYLPHREENPDPTTPAEVVIARSTQEPIVVNLPGLYPL; encoded by the coding sequence ATGGTGACCTCGGACGCATTTCATCCGGAATTTCACAGCGACGCAACGCCGGGCGTGGCCGCGCGCAACCGGGTACACCACGTCAGATCATCCGAAATCAGTTCCGACACAGCACAATCGGAGGGAATGCGGCGATTCGCCGCGCTCAGCGGACGTTCCGTCGGCGCCGAGAAGTTGTGGATGGGCGAGACGCACGTCTCGCCCGGAACGGCGTCGGCCAACCACCATCACGGCGACTCCGAAACCGCAATCTATGTACGAAGTGGCCATCCAGAGTTCGTGTTTCACGACGGCGTCCAGGAAGTGCGCATCTCGACCCAGCCCGGTGACTACATCTTTATCCCGCCGTATCTGCCGCATCGGGAAGAGAACCCCGACCCGACCACGCCCGCGGAGGTGGTCATCGCGCGCAGCACCCAGGAGCCGATCGTGGTCAACCTACCGGGGCTTTATCCGCTCTGA
- a CDS encoding putative quinol monooxygenase: MSSSIAVIARFTPRPESMDALRVLLAGMIAPTRAEGGCRTYDLYESADGAELVLFERYRDRSALDEHRGSAHYRSYRERLPALLSEPIAVTVLSPLDEAAGSERIKPR; encoded by the coding sequence ATGTCGTCGTCAATCGCGGTCATCGCCCGGTTCACCCCGCGCCCGGAATCGATGGATGCGCTGCGTGTCCTGCTCGCCGGGATGATCGCGCCGACCCGCGCCGAAGGCGGGTGCCGTACCTATGACCTCTACGAAAGCGCCGACGGCGCCGAGCTGGTGTTGTTCGAGCGTTATCGCGACCGCAGCGCACTCGACGAGCACCGGGGCTCCGCCCATTACCGCAGTTACCGCGAACGGCTGCCCGCCCTGCTGAGCGAGCCGATCGCGGTTACCGTGCTCAGCCCGCTAGACGAGGCAGCCGGATCAGAGCGGATAAAGCCCCGGTAG
- a CDS encoding GntR family transcriptional regulator has product MTSVKLDLDAAEFRISRGSVPASTQLAEALKTQIVKQRLPSGGRLPSERELIDKSGLSRVTVRSAVGILERQGWLVRRQGLGTFVADPVRQELGSGVRTITEVLLSSGVAPRVEVLSHSVCAPPQPIAAALTLPEVLCIRRRFSAGGEPLALVTAYLPPGVGDAVEPLLSGALDTETTYTMWEQRLGIRIAKATHDISAAGASAEVAAALELPAGAPVLVLDRTSYREDGKALEVVVFHYRPDRYKFSVTLPRTLPEAGAGIIERSEFT; this is encoded by the coding sequence ATGACGAGTGTCAAGCTTGATCTGGATGCCGCCGAGTTCCGGATATCGCGCGGCAGCGTGCCGGCGAGCACTCAGCTTGCCGAGGCACTCAAGACGCAGATCGTCAAACAACGGCTGCCCAGCGGTGGGCGGCTGCCCAGCGAGCGGGAGCTGATCGACAAGTCGGGGCTGAGCCGGGTGACGGTGCGGTCCGCGGTGGGGATCCTCGAACGTCAGGGGTGGCTGGTGCGTCGGCAGGGACTGGGCACCTTCGTCGCCGATCCGGTCAGGCAAGAACTCGGTTCGGGGGTGCGCACGATCACCGAGGTGCTGCTGAGCTCCGGTGTCGCCCCGCGAGTGGAGGTGTTGTCCCACAGCGTGTGCGCGCCACCGCAACCGATCGCCGCGGCACTGACCTTGCCGGAGGTCTTGTGTATCCGCCGGCGCTTCAGCGCGGGCGGCGAACCCTTGGCGCTGGTCACCGCCTACCTACCGCCGGGTGTGGGCGATGCTGTGGAACCACTGCTATCCGGTGCCCTCGATACCGAAACCACGTACACGATGTGGGAGCAACGACTGGGCATCCGGATTGCCAAGGCCACCCACGACATATCGGCGGCCGGCGCATCCGCCGAAGTCGCCGCGGCGTTGGAGCTGCCGGCGGGCGCACCGGTGCTGGTGCTCGACCGCACCAGCTACCGCGAAGACGGCAAAGCGCTCGAGGTGGTGGTGTTCCACTACCGCCCCGATCGGTACAAGTTCTCCGTCACACTGCCGCGAACGCTGCCCGAGGCGGGCGCCGGAATTATCGAAAGGTCGGAATTCACATGA
- a CDS encoding TIGR03560 family F420-dependent LLM class oxidoreductase translates to MNIAGSDDPHFGLVLALTVNGLAVSRYPDMVTVSRAAEHYGFDSIWLCDHFLTVSPDDYVKDAGIAGQSSKTRQDARPTSLPLLECWTALTALARDTTRLRLGTSVLCNSYRHPSVLAKMAATLDVISEGRLDLGLGAGWFQREFEAYGISFPPVGERVSALAEALEVIRTVWTEPNPTFAGRFYTLNGAICDPPPLQRPHPPLWIGGEGDRVHRIAAKLAQGLNVRWWSPQQVARRREFLARACESAGRDPGTLQRSVTVLLAPTDSAADEARIRLEFSSIPESGLIVGHPDRCAERIRDYQDCGVTHFLFTVPRVVESDHLHVIGRDIIPLLKSRVTAS, encoded by the coding sequence ATGAACATCGCCGGATCCGATGACCCCCACTTCGGACTTGTCCTTGCGCTGACGGTCAACGGGCTGGCGGTCAGCAGATACCCCGATATGGTTACCGTCTCGCGAGCCGCAGAGCACTACGGATTCGACTCCATCTGGCTCTGCGATCATTTCCTGACGGTCAGCCCGGACGACTACGTCAAAGACGCCGGCATCGCCGGCCAATCCAGTAAAACCCGCCAGGACGCACGGCCCACATCGCTGCCCCTGCTGGAATGCTGGACGGCGTTGACGGCGCTGGCTCGCGATACCACCCGGCTGCGCCTGGGCACCAGTGTGCTGTGCAACTCGTATCGCCATCCCTCGGTGCTGGCCAAAATGGCCGCCACTCTGGACGTGATCTCCGAGGGACGCCTCGATCTGGGGTTGGGCGCAGGCTGGTTTCAGCGCGAGTTCGAGGCCTATGGCATTTCGTTTCCGCCGGTGGGCGAGCGAGTCTCCGCATTGGCCGAAGCCCTGGAGGTGATCCGGACGGTCTGGACCGAGCCGAACCCCACCTTTGCCGGCAGGTTCTACACGCTGAACGGCGCGATCTGCGATCCGCCTCCCCTCCAACGGCCCCACCCACCGCTCTGGATCGGGGGCGAAGGAGACCGCGTGCACCGCATCGCGGCCAAGCTGGCGCAGGGTCTCAACGTGCGGTGGTGGTCGCCACAGCAGGTGGCCCGACGCCGGGAGTTCCTGGCACGGGCCTGCGAGTCGGCCGGCCGTGACCCGGGCACACTGCAGCGGTCGGTGACCGTGCTGCTGGCACCGACCGATTCGGCGGCGGACGAAGCGCGAATTCGCTTGGAGTTCTCCTCCATTCCCGAGTCCGGCCTCATCGTCGGGCACCCGGATCGCTGCGCGGAGCGCATCCGTGACTACCAGGATTGTGGGGTCACCCACTTCCTGTTCACGGTTCCGCGGGTGGTGGAGTCCGACCATCTGCACGTCATCGGTCGCGACATCATTCCGTTGCTCAAGTCCCGGGTCACGGCGTCATGA
- a CDS encoding transglutaminase-like domain-containing protein yields the protein MTRAGDLDPYLAPTDYVDARHPLVRATAAALVHGATSDVERVGRIYHYVRDLPYDILAAFRYLARGEHRASDALRHGVAFCMGKASMFVALCRAVGVPARVAFQTLSSPDKEFLSPEVRALWGGKSGRPLPWHSLGEAYLGNRWVKLDATIDATTAARLGKPYRREFDGVTDIPTVEGPVLQENGSYADYPGDVALWYALVARAVLNALESSDIHARVADDDELWAGPRREAVARRQGAGP from the coding sequence ATGACTCGTGCCGGGGATCTGGACCCGTATCTGGCGCCGACCGACTACGTCGACGCCCGCCATCCGCTGGTCCGGGCGACGGCTGCAGCGCTGGTGCACGGTGCCACATCCGATGTCGAGCGGGTCGGACGCATCTATCACTACGTGCGTGATCTGCCCTATGACATCCTTGCCGCATTCCGCTACCTCGCCCGGGGCGAACACCGGGCCAGCGACGCACTCCGGCACGGTGTCGCCTTCTGCATGGGAAAGGCGAGCATGTTCGTCGCCCTATGCCGAGCGGTGGGCGTGCCGGCCCGCGTCGCCTTCCAGACGTTGAGCTCCCCGGACAAGGAGTTTCTCTCCCCGGAGGTCCGTGCCCTGTGGGGAGGCAAATCCGGCAGGCCGTTGCCGTGGCACTCTCTCGGCGAGGCCTACCTGGGCAACCGATGGGTCAAGCTAGACGCCACCATCGACGCGACGACGGCGGCGCGGCTGGGCAAACCCTACCGGCGCGAGTTCGACGGCGTCACCGACATTCCGACGGTTGAGGGCCCCGTCCTGCAGGAAAACGGCAGCTACGCCGACTACCCGGGCGACGTCGCCCTATGGTACGCACTGGTGGCACGCGCGGTGCTGAATGCCTTGGAGTCCAGCGACATTCACGCTCGAGTCGCCGACGACGACGAACTGTGGGCCGGCCCTCGCCGGGAGGCGGTGGCGCGCCGGCAAGGAGCCGGTCCCTGA